The genomic window aacaaacaaagccaATAAAACCACTCAAAATGAGTTCAGGGAGAGCTTTCAAGGAATAAACTTTATACtatagtatgtatatatgtatgtatatattatatttgattgAGTAGAATATTTAGCTTGTGAAACAGCTTTTTAATCCCAAAACCCATCagataaatattaatatgttgCTGTTGTCGGAGCACATGCAATAATAGACTTATTAATGGAGTATAGAAGATTTATTCCACTTTCCCCATTAGGACCCAACTCACCCataatatcatataatatatatatacacacacaccacacatgtataataataataataataataataataataataataataataataataataacaatcaaaGTCAGCATAACCTAGCTTGAGTATCCCCTCCTTCAAGAAACCAAGAAGCAAGAAACAAGACCAACTACTCACTCCTTTCTGCCATTCAAACACAAACCATCTCCCACTAATAACAAGTCAAAAAACATCCCATCTTATATTTCCATCAAAAACCTCATCCCTttacaaaaccaaaaacaaaataacaaataacatctacatatatatatatatatatattatccctCACAATCTtcacaactatatatatatatatatatatatatatatatatatcataacaataaaatacatatattaaaaaaaaaaaatgaatgattaatGTAAACAATCAACCAAATTACTACTCCCAATCTTCAACCATTTCTGATCATGTTCTCCACCATCCACTGGTGGTAAGTTCAAGTCAAAATCCATGCACATAACTCTCCTCCCACCATGActcttcttctccatcaccAACTTATGAACATCATGCTCATCATCATGACCATTCACTCCTTCAGTACTTAACCCTCTATGTCTTCTCATATGTCCTCCCAAAGCTTGTCCAATTGCAAACTCAAGCCCACATACTGAGCACTCATGCACCTTCGGCTTCACCGCCATCTCACCACCGTTACCGCTGCCCCCATCGGCCACCGCCTTCGGCTTTTTATGACTTGCCCGGTGACCTCCCAGTGCTTGGAATGATGTGAACCGGCGATTGCATGTCTTGCACTCAAATAGTTTACCGGTTGTACTACTAGTACTCATGCTCTTGTAATtacttttttgttgttgttgttgttgttgatggtgGTGTTGTTGATGATGAGCACTATGAGATAAGAACATTAACATGTTAGCCATGTTAATGCTCTCCATCTCAACTTCTTCTCCTCCAACTCTGAATCTTTTGGTCAtctttggttgtttgtgttgtttgtttttttcaaagCTTGTGAATGAATGAGGAATGAAAGGAGTGGTGCATTTGGAGTGCAATTTATAAAGAGAGTTTTCAAAGTAATGGAGGGAGTCAAATTAGGACTTGTGCCTTGTCacctaattaattaccaaattAAGTTGTtgttactttatatatatttctatattttatgattgtttttttatataagtggTATTGTTACTACATACATTTAAGTAAATATCTCTCTTGCAAAATCTAACATTTTAGTATATTaccataattattattattctgtaTTTTTGTATGGGAAAAAGCCTTATATAcaaacatgcatatatatatatatatatatcattaacatAACTATcagtatgttttttatttatatattttttttaaccattttattaatctcaaaaaaagaaaattcatgatataatattttataaattttttttccattaaaacATGTTGACGTAGAGGCTTAAGTATGTGGTGACGAAGTCATACAGATTGGAGTTCTAGAActtgaaatttcttttatcaattaattaattaattaattaactaatttatctttttgttgAAAAGGCTTTGTCAATTAGGTTTGGGGGAAAAGCTAGTCAACAaaagatctctctctctctctccctcccaATCTTAAGTTGTTGTTTCTTAAACCACTAGTACTACTAATcttataaagataaatatatatatatatatataccatgaAAATGGCTTTAATTAggtaaaaacaataacaatgagaaagaagaaacaatGAATCTAGAAAAAGAAAGCATGTAACACGGTTTAGTCAATCTTATCCTCGTGTGTTTGTTCTTTATACTCTTTTCTATCCACACTTTATGCTTTGGTTGTGAATTCACACACttatttcatgtttaatttgttaTCCCACTTAGTTTGATGTAgacttttatttgtttgtttctaaATCACCAACCTAACCTTTTGattatctttattaaaaaaaaaaattattatcttgttttttataatatatatatagaagagaaACATATATAACATGATAATCACAAGTTGTGAAACAaatatgaatgtgaaaaaaCAACTAAAGAGATTGTGActgtgtgtatatacatatataaactaGAATACCaagtatatattataaatgttcttattttatttatttaattttaatttatgtttccaATCATAAGTATTTTTagatgtttaaaataaataattgagttatttttttggatgaaaataCCTTACTCGGTTTGtattatataaaatgttttataaTAAGTTTAAGTAAAAAATCACTTAGAATGGAAAaacatttatgtaaaaaaaattacaaaaaacttaaaagatatattttttttcataaaatcaattaaaaggGGATTCCATATTTTAATAACTCCTACCAACATCAcaaattagttttataattttaattatcttaatgtgtgtgtatatatgctaTTCGATGGTTACTGTATTatatatctacaaaaaaaaatctaaatgaataaaagaaataaataatatgaattttaataccataaaatatttttaaatattatatatttttatttattaattgaaagaacatgcacccttaattttaaacattaaaaactatacatatatatataccaatataaattactattaaacaatacCAATGTGATTTAATACTTATCCAAAGTCAAAAGAAGGAAAGGACTCAAAagattcaaacttttttttatttttttctagaaatgtatttttttggaaCCAAAGAAAGGATGAAAAGAGTAGACGTATCATAGTAATACATGAACACTTTGTTGAGTGTATTTGAAGTTCTATTCAATCTTATCatcatgcatgtatgtatataattaattaatatataaattaaagatgCTTATGCAATCACATTCATATATAAATCTTTTAATCATAAACATGCATCCAATTCCATGAAAACCATGAATTCAATAATATTATGCATTTCATCTTATCCACGCAAGTAACTAATCTCTTCAAACCACTACTCTTCACgttgtgttttatttaataatatatctcAATTAAATCATCTTTTGCTTTTACATTGACAAACTGATTGATTAgtttaaaccaaaatttttgaaaagaaattagaatataaaaaaaattatatataaattgactTTATGgaatatgtatatgtgtatattattgtacttgaaaataattatataaatttgaattatgtctaaaatttttaatttaatttattgttaaaaccatCAAATGGTCAAAGTATAATTCCAAGTTTTGACCTAAAATTGCTATTTTTAGTTAGTACttataatataaattgtatttaaaaaaataaataaataattcaccATTCATCTTGTGCAACTAAGAGTTTTCAATGATTGAAACATACATAAATTATAAGGTAGATaacattaataacaaaaatttctatttataattaaaatggtCAAATGTGTAATTAAAACTTACACCTTCTCAAAGCTTCAAGAGAATGaattattctttctttcttacttacttaaaacataagaacaaaacaatgatcaacattttcatataggaaatttcttgttaatttctaacatatataaataataaatataataataaataatatatagatattgaATATGTGGGTAAACAAGCAAGGATCCACGTGGCATCTAGATAAATTCAACAAAGGAAAACATTTGATTCTAGTTtccaactaattttaattaattggttcaattaaaaagattttggtgagttgaattgaattagcaTTTTGTGTGGTTTCAAAGAGGActgtttttttgaaatttaggaAAGAGTCATTTAAGATGGTTAGCATTAATTAGACTAGATAGTTAACATTAATGGACCATAAGTCAAACAAGTAGGTAAACTAAGTTGGATGCTTCCAAGTCAAAAGCAGTGACTTGATTTTCCATAATATTTCATCATCTCTTCCGTAATTTTTGTCTTAATATGTATCTACACACTCACACATCATAGTGCTTCTAGATTttcttaattatgtttttttttaaaaaaaaaatttatggatcAATTAGTGTTTATTCTAGTACctgattgatttttaaaaatgatagtttgtgtttggttttttttccgcttagttttatatattttaattatagtgAATAAACtgcattcattaaaataaattaaaaataataataattataaaaactaaagatCATAACTCAATAGAGTTTATaaatgttaaagaaaaataCATCTAAACACAACTAGGAATTAAGAAAGCAAGTCAAGTGTTGAACTAACATGTGGTCCTTGCCGCCACCATGGTAATTGTCCTCCAACCACTCGTTAGAAAACATTAAGTTTTATTAACTATGGTCTTAAACCGATGTAACTCTTCATATTATTAACCAAATAATGTcaaaatattacatatatatataagacataAAGCAATAAAAcattagaaaaataagaaaaaaaaaaaggtcttaTGCTTATGATATGGAAATAAGAGTTTACTTTTTTACCATGTAAGTTTATTTGGTAAATAGCTACTTTCGACTAATGTGTTTTCAAGATTCAAATGTCAAACTCTTACAAcagtcaaaaattcaaaaacagttttttttttctttctttttttggtcgGTATCCACCATGAAatcattctttttcatttaataattaattaattaattaattaattaatactaattaatactaattaatagtTGAACAAGTAGTGTGtgaatttaattaactaattaatagtTGAACAAGTAGTGTGTGCattgatgtttttaaaaagtacaaaatGTTTCACAATTGAAAGTCAAACAAAGAAACGTCACTCAAAATgtgtaaatattttgaattgaatTCATAAATAACAACTTCTTAAGCTAATAAGCTTTCATACAGTTCACACACATAAAGCGCCGCTCTTGTGCTTTTAAATGcttactttttttattctattttatttactcTACTACTTGGTAAGCAAGTATCATTAGACTTGTCAATTCTTAATCACATGTTATAAACcctaataaatgtttttttgctttttctacATAGAAACTATACTTGCATCTAAAcctctatttttaatatatatatatatatatattgtatgtaAGATTAATTATTGAGAAGCACTCGAGAAAAATCGATAAATTTTGTCTGACCTTCCTACTTACTTTTAAAACTATGTTTTcgagaatatttatttatcttcgAACAATTCATTCTATTAGTTATTGtgtatttttatacaattttgttaaataaaatgtAGAGGTACACCTCggtcttaaaaataaaaatttcttgaaaaaaaaccctaaaaataagtttaaaaaaagactaatatataaacatcagtttgactataattatatttgccTTAAtctctaataaataaaatttttattatcatttttgcATAAAGTTGGACTTTGTATTTGCAAGCATTAaatgttatttaataattaattggaAATTGCTAAGAAAGCAGCAAAATGTCATATGAGGTGAGGTTTCATTGGTTGTTGGAGTTACAAGACAAACTTAAAAGTCAAATGAGGAAACCATGACAAACTTCTAgtaaaaatgatattatttcaagattatttaatttgattcttaactTGAATTGAATTTAAGTTGGAATTCAACTCAAACTATAAACTAAGTTGGATTTGGGTTCCTGCATGggaacataagaaaaaaaataaattaacttagAATCCAAGTAAACTTATATACTTATCTTATTCTGAAGAATTAGTCAGTGTTAAATACTAGAACTTGCAGGGGTTtatatgcaaaaacaaaatataatgtcCGCATCTAGACATGAAATAGCATGAACTTACTTCATTAGTTTCTAAGGTCAAACTTACATTAAATGTTTATGCAAAAGGCATCAATATCATACAACCTCACTGATGATGTAACTGAATAATTAAGACAATGTTCCAGATCTTGCAAAACGTAAAAATATAGTCTAATTTGTTGATGAGTTAATTCAGTcataaaatccaaataaatgAAAGTGATCACAGTTCAAAGtagtaaaacattaaaatattggattagtttAACCATTATTTTCTATCATCCTAATCATCTTTGCTTACTTTTGTTATTCCAGAAGCACCAAATTCAATAGAAAACTCAAAGCTTCTAGCAAAACTCATAGTTCAAACTTCCAACAAACTTATTTCATATCTAAGAAAAGCTTAGGATGTCGTTAATTCATGAACATTACATTATCATCAATTGACAATAAACATATAAACGAATGAGAGACGAATAAAGAAACATACACAAAATCAATCCATGCATAGAATTTTATACCTTAAATGAAAATGCTAGCAAAACATTGACGATGTTGTCCTCCAACGTGCTATCGACGCTACTTTATGAAAAGAAATGGTTGACACTTCTCTGATTTAAGATGATATTACTAGATAATGCATTTAACTATAAATCGGCCAAACATGAATCTTAAACAAGTCATAAGAAAGTTAGGTGGTAGAACCTAATTAAGACACGGTATTGTCATGTTATTACACTAACCCCAAATCAGCTTGACCAGTGTAGTGTTCGTATCGTGTCAAACAAATAGTGTCACATATTGCCGGCTCTATACAAGTCTATCTAGAAACAGAACTCAGAGATATAGATATTAATTCATGAACCAAAGCAATTAAATTCAGCAATGGGCAAAGTTGATCTATGTTCAAATGTTACAGTATTGTATCTTCAACAATAAACACACAAATGAATGATAGATGGATATAGAACATACAAGAATTCAAATTCATGAATAGAATTTTATACCGGAAATGGAAAATccaagaaacatgaagatgttgTCCTCCAAGGTATTAAAGAACAAATGAGGGTAAAGATAACACCATCAAGAAGATACAGATTACCAATGTAAGTACATACCTTAAGATGTGTAAGCCATTGCATCAATTAAATAAGACTATTACCTTTCCGATAATTAGCAACCCATTACTGCACAATTGTAAACAAAAGCCCCAGCTCTTTCCCTGACAGCAAGCACATCCCATTCTGGTCCAGTGTTTCCTTCCTCGGGGCACCACGAGTGCAGCACAATGACTTCGCCTTGAGGCCCTCGATGGCCACCGATCACCAGCAACTTGTCACCACAAGCCTTGAATGCCAGACCCCAGCCATTATACGAATCAGCTCTAACAGGCAGTGGCTTTACTACATTCCAAGTATTATTTACTTTATCATACTTCTTAACTACATTTATGGCCTGATCAGCAGCATAGAGTTGATTATTTACAACAGCAACCAATGGTGGAGACTGAGTGGCTCTGTTGCCCCCTGGATACATATTTCGAATTCTCTTCCACATCCTAGTTTCAAGATTATACTCCTCGCCGCAAGTTAAGGAATCTGTATGGCTCGACATACCACCTATAACATAAAACTTCCCATCCATAAAAAACCCAGAACACATTTTCCGCGGTAAGTTCATGTCAGGT from Dioscorea cayenensis subsp. rotundata cultivar TDr96_F1 chromosome 9, TDr96_F1_v2_PseudoChromosome.rev07_lg8_w22 25.fasta, whole genome shotgun sequence includes these protein-coding regions:
- the LOC120269066 gene encoding zinc finger protein ZAT12-like codes for the protein MTKRFRVGGEEVEMESINMANMLMFLSHSAHHQQHHHQQQQQQQKSNYKSMSTSSTTGKLFECKTCNRRFTSFQALGGHRASHKKPKAVADGGSGNGGEMAVKPKVHECSVCGLEFAIGQALGGHMRRHRGLSTEGVNGHDDEHDVHKLVMEKKSHGGRRVMCMDFDLNLPPVDGGEHDQKWLKIGSSNLVDCLH